The following coding sequences are from one Pigmentibacter sp. JX0631 window:
- the nusA gene encoding transcription termination factor NusA, with amino-acid sequence MQIDLKRVIETVGKEKNIDRQLLIGALREAVLTAARKHFGDCVFETRFNEETEEIELIRYRIVVADNELTNVSKQIPASEAIAMDDSLQIGDEIGEPLPTDQLGRIAAQAAKQAIVQKVMEAEKEKVVREFKDKKHQTVVGQVRRFDKADIIVDLGPTEGVLPVREQIPGEKYKIRDKVIAFVVDVKKSTRGPQVMLSRAHPELLIRLFEQEVTEISEGIVVIQSAARDPGSRSKIAVYSTEPSIDPVGACVGIKGARVQAIVQELRGEKIDIIPYDRDPARFVCNALAPSEPSKVIVNERLHIMEVVVPDEHLSLAIGKRGQNVRLAAQLTGWKVDIRSESKMRELVQEYKNVIAQIPALGEMRAEILVNEGYKDPADISRMDQRTLIKLLRLTPEEAEQVMQGAAELAASLEEQKADLSTDEDLEDFHLGEPILDEEEEMTESEEAEAAIDDIVAKTRPQPLLDPEKVDIKNVPTERLRYWMQLKGVAEQIAAVIHTAGYSDFKSVASSNADEIAYKTGLPIKLSGKLHAETAKISGN; translated from the coding sequence ATGCAAATAGATTTGAAGCGTGTAATTGAAACTGTAGGTAAAGAAAAAAATATTGATCGCCAGCTGCTAATAGGCGCATTAAGAGAAGCGGTTCTTACAGCTGCACGCAAACATTTTGGTGATTGCGTCTTTGAAACACGTTTCAACGAAGAAACAGAAGAAATTGAGTTAATTCGCTATCGTATAGTTGTCGCAGACAACGAACTTACAAATGTAAGTAAGCAAATACCTGCTTCTGAAGCAATAGCAATGGATGACTCCTTGCAAATTGGTGATGAAATAGGTGAACCGCTTCCAACTGACCAGCTCGGCCGTATCGCTGCCCAAGCCGCTAAACAAGCAATTGTACAAAAGGTGATGGAAGCTGAAAAGGAAAAAGTTGTCAGAGAATTCAAAGATAAAAAACATCAAACTGTAGTTGGACAAGTCCGTCGTTTTGATAAGGCGGATATCATAGTTGATTTAGGCCCAACAGAAGGTGTATTGCCTGTACGGGAACAAATACCTGGCGAAAAATACAAAATTCGTGACAAAGTAATTGCTTTCGTTGTTGATGTGAAAAAGTCAACTCGTGGGCCACAGGTCATGTTAAGTCGTGCACATCCTGAACTTTTAATTCGTTTATTTGAACAAGAAGTGACAGAAATATCTGAAGGTATTGTTGTGATTCAAAGTGCAGCACGCGATCCTGGTAGTCGTTCTAAAATAGCTGTTTACAGTACTGAGCCATCTATTGATCCAGTAGGAGCCTGCGTTGGTATAAAAGGTGCTCGTGTTCAAGCTATTGTTCAAGAATTACGCGGTGAAAAAATTGATATCATTCCGTATGATAGAGATCCTGCGCGTTTCGTCTGTAATGCCTTAGCGCCTTCTGAACCATCAAAAGTTATTGTAAACGAACGTTTGCATATTATGGAAGTTGTCGTTCCTGATGAACATTTATCTCTAGCCATTGGTAAACGAGGCCAAAATGTCCGTCTTGCAGCCCAATTAACCGGTTGGAAAGTGGATATTCGTTCAGAATCTAAAATGCGTGAACTTGTTCAAGAATATAAAAACGTAATAGCGCAAATTCCTGCTTTAGGCGAAATGCGTGCTGAAATTCTTGTGAACGAAGGATACAAAGATCCTGCAGATATTTCGAGAATGGATCAACGTACTTTGATCAAGTTGTTAAGATTAACTCCTGAAGAAGCTGAACAAGTCATGCAGGGAGCAGCTGAATTAGCTGCTTCTTTGGAAGAGCAAAAAGCTGATCTTAGTACAGATGAAGATTTAGAAGATTTTCATTTAGGTGAGCCAATTTTAGATGAAGAAGAAGAAATGACTGAATCAGAAGAAGCTGAAGCTGCGATTGATGATATTGTTGCAAAAACTCGTCCTCAGCCTTTGTTAGATCCTGAAAAAGTCGATATAAAAAATGTGCCTACAGAACGCTTGCGCTATTGGATGCAATTAAAAGGCGTTGCTGAACAAATAGCCGCAGTTATTCATACTGCTGGTTATTCTGATTTTAAATCCGTTGCTAGTTCTAATGCAGATGAAATTGCATATAAAACTGGATTACCTATAAAATTGTCTGGAAAGTTACATGCTGAAACTGCCAAGATCTCTGGAAACTGA